From the genome of Xiphophorus hellerii strain 12219 chromosome 11, Xiphophorus_hellerii-4.1, whole genome shotgun sequence, one region includes:
- the uimc1 gene encoding uncharacterized protein uimc1 isoform X3 → MRGRGRHSSSPSSATQQQSRMALRKKLAQNISSDSQQNENTQEDIASTDTESRDEFSSLLRSTSLAREKRRRERKNHSRRKEMTEDEEMDLALQLSKQEASNTALRQQQEDENVMKAIQESMVNQTQPGLKSPNKHLLDGVPQSTSSRRKLSYSNGERMPEEGGMNSGAVGPGDEIITRRKKRRKQAGSPLMGMPELSQTQKVSCENSPSITEPVSAHLDSPQSSDSTDIEDSQLQMSPVFPLTGCRADVHVSRLNLDVVEACKSSGFVLYSQDSLISTQKSAQPRSPVFPQSNPIFCPKSPVFPGDDMGRERHLEQSPTFVKSPVFGRTADCSNHPACENTELSFSSQESSNPTVRSGSPQSPVFHKSPSGQSSFCKDPRRGQVERRDERSTSPAELQRTDQQLRASDRDQSPSGCRKDIKSGGCPTAECNRHSPKSEEVNENCEGWTSAETELTSDMTLIWSEQEEDDITPVCSLSPVFPEEKAAGTADNQLGSSPNHVLTPSQEPSGPDCSLKPQKCSSQPPTSALHPVSRQEEVRRASPQRGEPSDRQTIHYYWGVPFCPRGLDPDTYTKVIVAQMEVYEKSLKEAQRGLLRKAEWGEAIQSEPQNSISPEASAGSPQPCVSRRRGLRLRGSKRSEVADFLPEEEEERKDEGEEEQQEEEGNKKSDEVQMDTDDCEVCPETQLSDNNSTKDLSLDADAETQPSQKDPELPEIKMILRDDSPIRDESQEPEPNLKNSKIEENVSGHGKDAGGQTARRVKKVKSRKDPEVEKMEDRSLQRSECLELEASVIPHSPEASVDCPICQGSFPVSEIEMHAAYCDGEVAVVDQRRPESQGFQDLLKPRRKRMKRTEVVSEETTQPSDICRNQEKCYICQKSVPLRDYSRHTELCLQRGTVSRKGSLLSALEKTESRDSGAGTSGAKPQPEAVIDLRDDDEEDEEVSAYRISNSPIRSFTPISEATGCLIDFRKQQRPKKPSQKRR, encoded by the exons atgagaggaagaggaagacacTCTTCATCACCGTCGTCAG CGACTCAGCAGCAGAGCAGGATGGCTCTGAGGAAGAAGCTGGCTCAGAACATTTCCTCTGATAGCCAACAGAATGAAAACACCCAGGAGGACATAGCTTCTACCGACACAGAAAGCAGG GATGAGTTCTCGTCTTTGCTTCGGTCAACATCATTAGCACGAGAGAAACGCCGAAGGGAGAGGAAGAACCACTCCAGACGAAAAG AGATGACTGAGGATGAGGAGATGGACCTGGCGCTACAACTCAGCAAACAGGAAGCCAGCAACACAGCACTGAGACAGCAGCAGGAGGATGAGAATGTGATGAAGGCCATTCAGGAGAGC ATGGTCAACCAGACACAACCTGGTCTGAAGTCTCCAAATAAACATCTGCTTGATGGCGTCCCCCAGAGCACCAGCTCTCGACGAAAACTCTCATACTCTAACGGGGAGAGGATGCCAGAGGAGGGTGGCATGAACTCAG gagcTGTTGGACCAGGAGATGAAATTATTACCAGGAGAAAGAAGCGGAGAAAACAAGCTGGCAGTCCTCTAATGGGAATGCCAGAATTGTCACAGACTCAGAAAGTTTCCTGTGAGAATTCTCCCAGTATCACAGAACCGGTCTCCGCTCATCTGGACTCTCCGCAG AGCTCCGACTCAACGGATATTGAAGACTCCCAGCTCCAGATGTCTCCAGTCTTCCCGCTGACCGGCTGCAGAGCGGATGTTCATGTCAGTCGCCTCAACCTGGATGTAGTGGAAGCCTGCAAGAGCTCTGGGTTTGTCTTGTATTCTCAGGACAGTTTGATTTCCACTCAAAAATCTGCTCAGCCCAGAAGCCCCGTGTTCCCCCAGAGTAACCCCATATTCTGTCCCAAAAGTCCTGTGTTCCCAGGAGATGACATGGGCCGTGAAAGACACTTGGAGCAGAGCCCCACATTTGTTAAGAGTCCAGTTTTTGGCAGGACTGCTGACTGCTCTAATCATCCTGCCTGTGAAAATACAGAGCTCAGCTTCTCCTCTCAGGAGAGTTCAAATCCCACTGTGAGGTCTGGCTCCCCCCAGAGCCCTGTGTTCCATAAAAGCCCCTCAGGACAGTCTTCATTCTGTAAAGATCCCCGCCGAGGGCAGGTGGAGCGGAGAGATGAGCGGTCAACAAGCCCTGCTGAACTGCAAAGGACCGACCAGCAGCTCCGAGCTTCTGACCGTGACCAGAGTCCTTCTGGCTGCAGGaag GATATAAAGTCTGGCGGCTGTCCAACTGCCGAGTGCAACAGACATTCGCCGAAGTCAG AAGAGGTGAATGAAAACTGCGAAGGCTGGACTTCTGCAGAGACGGAGCTGACAAGCGACATGACACTGATCTGGtcagagcaggaggaagatgataTTACG CCCGTTTGTTCTCTCAGCCCAGTCTTCCCTGAGGAGAAAGCTGCTGGAACAGCAGACAATCAGTTGGGATCATCCCCGAATCATGTATTGACACCTTCCCAAGAACCGTCCGGGCCAGACTGCAG CCTGAAACCCCAGAAATGTTCGTCACAGCCACCCACCTCTGCCCTGCATCCTGTGAGCAGACAGGAGGAGGTCCGCAGGGCGTCGCCCCAGCGTGGGGAGCCTTCAGACAGACAGACCATCCACTACTACTGGGGGGTTCCCTTCTGTCCAAGAGGCCTGGACCCAGACACGTACACCAAG GTGATCGTGGCTCAGATGGAGGTTTATGAGAAGAGTCTGAAAGAGGCTCAAAGGGGTCTGCTGAGGAAGGCTGAGTGGGGGGAGGCCATCCAGTCGGAGCCACAG aatTCCATATCCCCTGAAGCATCAGCTGGATCACCTCAGCCTTGTGTTTCTCGAAG GAGAGGTCTAAGACTGAGAGGCAGCAAAAGGAGCGAAGTTGCTGATTTTCTTccagaagaggaagaggagagaaaagatGAAGGAGAAGAGGAGCAGCAAGAGGAAGAGGGGAACAAGAAGAGTGATGAAGTGCAGATGGACACTGATGACTGTGAGGTTTGTCCAG aaactcaACTGAGTGACAACAACAGCACAAAAGACCTGAGCTTGGATGCTGATGCTGAAACACAG CCTTCACAGAAAGATCCTGAGCTGCCTGAGATCAAGATGATCCTCAGAGATGATTCTCCGATCAGAGACGAGTCTCAGGAGCCAGAGCcaaatttgaaaa ACTCAAAAATAGAGGAAAACGTCTCAGGTCACGGCAAAGATGCCGGAGGACAGACTGCACGAAGGGTAAAGAAAGTCAAGAGCAGAAAGGATCCAGAGGTGGAGAAGATGGAGGACCGAAGTCTTCAGAGATCAGAATGTCTTGAACTGGAAGCATCCGTCATCCCTCACAGCCCTGAAGCCTCTGTCGACTGCCCCATCTGTCAGGGATCGTTTCCCGTGAGTGAGATTGAGATGCATGCGGCGTACTGTGATGGAGAGGTGGCCGTGGTCGACCAGAGGAGGCCTGAAAGTCAAGGTTTTCAAG ATTTACTGAAACCTCGTAGGAAGAGAATGAAGAGAACAGAGGTGGTGTCGGAGGAAACCACCCAACCCTCTGATATTTGCAG GAACCAGGAGAAATGCTACATCTGTCAGAAATCTGTTCCTCTAAGAGATTACAGCCGACATACAGAGCTCTGCCTTCAGCGTGGGACAGTGAGCAGG AAGGGAAGTCTGTTGTCTGCtctggagaaaacagaaagcagagacTCAG gTGCTGGAACATCAGGAGCCAAACCCCAACCTGA
- the uimc1 gene encoding BRCA1-A complex subunit RAP80 isoform X2, with protein sequence MRGRGRHSSSPSSATQQQSRMALRKKLAQNISSDSQQNENTQEDIASTDTESRDEFSSLLRSTSLAREKRRRERKNHSRRKEMTEDEEMDLALQLSKQEASNTALRQQQEDENVMKAIQESMVNQTQPGLKSPNKHLLDGVPQSTSSRRKLSYSNGERMPEEGGMNSGAVGPGDEIITRRKKRRKQAGSPLMGMPELSQTQKVSCENSPSITEPVSAHLDSPQSSDSTDIEDSQLQMSPVFPLTGCRADVHVSRLNLDVVEACKSSGFVLYSQDSLISTQKSAQPRSPVFPQSNPIFCPKSPVFPGDDMGRERHLEQSPTFVKSPVFGRTADCSNHPACENTELSFSSQESSNPTVRSGSPQSPVFHKSPSGQSSFCKDPRRGQVERRDERSTSPAELQRTDQQLRASDRDQSPSGCRKDIKSGGCPTAECNRHSPKSEVNENCEGWTSAETELTSDMTLIWSEQEEDDITPVCSLSPVFPEEKAAGTADNQLGSSPNHVLTPSQEPSGPDCSLKPQKCSSQPPTSALHPVSRQEEVRRASPQRGEPSDRQTIHYYWGVPFCPRGLDPDTYTKVIVAQMEVYEKSLKEAQRGLLRKAEWGEAIQSEPQNSISPEASAGSPQPCVSRRRGLRLRGSKRSEVADFLPEEEEERKDEGEEEQQEEEGNKKSDEVQMDTDDCEVCPETQLSDNNSTKDLSLDADAETQVSPLLEPSQKDPELPEIKMILRDDSPIRDESQEPEPNLKNSKIEENVSGHGKDAGGQTARRVKKVKSRKDPEVEKMEDRSLQRSECLELEASVIPHSPEASVDCPICQGSFPVSEIEMHAAYCDGEVAVVDQRRPESQGFQDLLKPRRKRMKRTEVVSEETTQPSDICRNQEKCYICQKSVPLRDYSRHTELCLQRGTVSRKGSLLSALEKTESRDSGAGTSGAKPQPEAVIDLRDDDEEDEEVSAYRISNSPIRSFTPISEATGCLIDFRKQQRPKKPSQKRR encoded by the exons atgagaggaagaggaagacacTCTTCATCACCGTCGTCAG CGACTCAGCAGCAGAGCAGGATGGCTCTGAGGAAGAAGCTGGCTCAGAACATTTCCTCTGATAGCCAACAGAATGAAAACACCCAGGAGGACATAGCTTCTACCGACACAGAAAGCAGG GATGAGTTCTCGTCTTTGCTTCGGTCAACATCATTAGCACGAGAGAAACGCCGAAGGGAGAGGAAGAACCACTCCAGACGAAAAG AGATGACTGAGGATGAGGAGATGGACCTGGCGCTACAACTCAGCAAACAGGAAGCCAGCAACACAGCACTGAGACAGCAGCAGGAGGATGAGAATGTGATGAAGGCCATTCAGGAGAGC ATGGTCAACCAGACACAACCTGGTCTGAAGTCTCCAAATAAACATCTGCTTGATGGCGTCCCCCAGAGCACCAGCTCTCGACGAAAACTCTCATACTCTAACGGGGAGAGGATGCCAGAGGAGGGTGGCATGAACTCAG gagcTGTTGGACCAGGAGATGAAATTATTACCAGGAGAAAGAAGCGGAGAAAACAAGCTGGCAGTCCTCTAATGGGAATGCCAGAATTGTCACAGACTCAGAAAGTTTCCTGTGAGAATTCTCCCAGTATCACAGAACCGGTCTCCGCTCATCTGGACTCTCCGCAG AGCTCCGACTCAACGGATATTGAAGACTCCCAGCTCCAGATGTCTCCAGTCTTCCCGCTGACCGGCTGCAGAGCGGATGTTCATGTCAGTCGCCTCAACCTGGATGTAGTGGAAGCCTGCAAGAGCTCTGGGTTTGTCTTGTATTCTCAGGACAGTTTGATTTCCACTCAAAAATCTGCTCAGCCCAGAAGCCCCGTGTTCCCCCAGAGTAACCCCATATTCTGTCCCAAAAGTCCTGTGTTCCCAGGAGATGACATGGGCCGTGAAAGACACTTGGAGCAGAGCCCCACATTTGTTAAGAGTCCAGTTTTTGGCAGGACTGCTGACTGCTCTAATCATCCTGCCTGTGAAAATACAGAGCTCAGCTTCTCCTCTCAGGAGAGTTCAAATCCCACTGTGAGGTCTGGCTCCCCCCAGAGCCCTGTGTTCCATAAAAGCCCCTCAGGACAGTCTTCATTCTGTAAAGATCCCCGCCGAGGGCAGGTGGAGCGGAGAGATGAGCGGTCAACAAGCCCTGCTGAACTGCAAAGGACCGACCAGCAGCTCCGAGCTTCTGACCGTGACCAGAGTCCTTCTGGCTGCAGGaag GATATAAAGTCTGGCGGCTGTCCAACTGCCGAGTGCAACAGACATTCGCCGAAGTCAG AGGTGAATGAAAACTGCGAAGGCTGGACTTCTGCAGAGACGGAGCTGACAAGCGACATGACACTGATCTGGtcagagcaggaggaagatgataTTACG CCCGTTTGTTCTCTCAGCCCAGTCTTCCCTGAGGAGAAAGCTGCTGGAACAGCAGACAATCAGTTGGGATCATCCCCGAATCATGTATTGACACCTTCCCAAGAACCGTCCGGGCCAGACTGCAG CCTGAAACCCCAGAAATGTTCGTCACAGCCACCCACCTCTGCCCTGCATCCTGTGAGCAGACAGGAGGAGGTCCGCAGGGCGTCGCCCCAGCGTGGGGAGCCTTCAGACAGACAGACCATCCACTACTACTGGGGGGTTCCCTTCTGTCCAAGAGGCCTGGACCCAGACACGTACACCAAG GTGATCGTGGCTCAGATGGAGGTTTATGAGAAGAGTCTGAAAGAGGCTCAAAGGGGTCTGCTGAGGAAGGCTGAGTGGGGGGAGGCCATCCAGTCGGAGCCACAG aatTCCATATCCCCTGAAGCATCAGCTGGATCACCTCAGCCTTGTGTTTCTCGAAG GAGAGGTCTAAGACTGAGAGGCAGCAAAAGGAGCGAAGTTGCTGATTTTCTTccagaagaggaagaggagagaaaagatGAAGGAGAAGAGGAGCAGCAAGAGGAAGAGGGGAACAAGAAGAGTGATGAAGTGCAGATGGACACTGATGACTGTGAGGTTTGTCCAG aaactcaACTGAGTGACAACAACAGCACAAAAGACCTGAGCTTGGATGCTGATGCTGAAACACAGGTCAGCCCCCTGCTAGAA CCTTCACAGAAAGATCCTGAGCTGCCTGAGATCAAGATGATCCTCAGAGATGATTCTCCGATCAGAGACGAGTCTCAGGAGCCAGAGCcaaatttgaaaa ACTCAAAAATAGAGGAAAACGTCTCAGGTCACGGCAAAGATGCCGGAGGACAGACTGCACGAAGGGTAAAGAAAGTCAAGAGCAGAAAGGATCCAGAGGTGGAGAAGATGGAGGACCGAAGTCTTCAGAGATCAGAATGTCTTGAACTGGAAGCATCCGTCATCCCTCACAGCCCTGAAGCCTCTGTCGACTGCCCCATCTGTCAGGGATCGTTTCCCGTGAGTGAGATTGAGATGCATGCGGCGTACTGTGATGGAGAGGTGGCCGTGGTCGACCAGAGGAGGCCTGAAAGTCAAGGTTTTCAAG ATTTACTGAAACCTCGTAGGAAGAGAATGAAGAGAACAGAGGTGGTGTCGGAGGAAACCACCCAACCCTCTGATATTTGCAG GAACCAGGAGAAATGCTACATCTGTCAGAAATCTGTTCCTCTAAGAGATTACAGCCGACATACAGAGCTCTGCCTTCAGCGTGGGACAGTGAGCAGG AAGGGAAGTCTGTTGTCTGCtctggagaaaacagaaagcagagacTCAG gTGCTGGAACATCAGGAGCCAAACCCCAACCTGA
- the uimc1 gene encoding BRCA1-A complex subunit RAP80 isoform X4 — translation MRGRGRHSSSPSSATQQQSRMALRKKLAQNISSDSQQNENTQEDIASTDTESRDEFSSLLRSTSLAREKRRRERKNHSRRKEMTEDEEMDLALQLSKQEASNTALRQQQEDENVMKAIQESMVNQTQPGLKSPNKHLLDGVPQSTSSRRKLSYSNGERMPEEGGMNSGAVGPGDEIITRRKKRRKQAGSPLMGMPELSQTQKVSCENSPSITEPVSAHLDSPQSSDSTDIEDSQLQMSPVFPLTGCRADVHVSRLNLDVVEACKSSGPVFPGDDMGRERHLEQSPTFVKSPVFGRTADCSNHPACENTELSFSSQESSNPTVRSGSPQSPVFHKSPSGQSSFCKDPRRGQVERRDERSTSPAELQRTDQQLRASDRDQSPSGCRKDIKSGGCPTAECNRHSPKSEEVNENCEGWTSAETELTSDMTLIWSEQEEDDITPVCSLSPVFPEEKAAGTADNQLGSSPNHVLTPSQEPSGPDCSLKPQKCSSQPPTSALHPVSRQEEVRRASPQRGEPSDRQTIHYYWGVPFCPRGLDPDTYTKVIVAQMEVYEKSLKEAQRGLLRKAEWGEAIQSEPQNSISPEASAGSPQPCVSRRRGLRLRGSKRSEVADFLPEEEEERKDEGEEEQQEEEGNKKSDEVQMDTDDCEVCPETQLSDNNSTKDLSLDADAETQVSPLLEPSQKDPELPEIKMILRDDSPIRDESQEPEPNLKNSKIEENVSGHGKDAGGQTARRVKKVKSRKDPEVEKMEDRSLQRSECLELEASVIPHSPEASVDCPICQGSFPVSEIEMHAAYCDGEVAVVDQRRPESQGFQDLLKPRRKRMKRTEVVSEETTQPSDICRNQEKCYICQKSVPLRDYSRHTELCLQRGTVSRKGSLLSALEKTESRDSGAGTSGAKPQPEAVIDLRDDDEEDEEVSAYRISNSPIRSFTPISEATGCLIDFRKQQRPKKPSQKRR, via the exons atgagaggaagaggaagacacTCTTCATCACCGTCGTCAG CGACTCAGCAGCAGAGCAGGATGGCTCTGAGGAAGAAGCTGGCTCAGAACATTTCCTCTGATAGCCAACAGAATGAAAACACCCAGGAGGACATAGCTTCTACCGACACAGAAAGCAGG GATGAGTTCTCGTCTTTGCTTCGGTCAACATCATTAGCACGAGAGAAACGCCGAAGGGAGAGGAAGAACCACTCCAGACGAAAAG AGATGACTGAGGATGAGGAGATGGACCTGGCGCTACAACTCAGCAAACAGGAAGCCAGCAACACAGCACTGAGACAGCAGCAGGAGGATGAGAATGTGATGAAGGCCATTCAGGAGAGC ATGGTCAACCAGACACAACCTGGTCTGAAGTCTCCAAATAAACATCTGCTTGATGGCGTCCCCCAGAGCACCAGCTCTCGACGAAAACTCTCATACTCTAACGGGGAGAGGATGCCAGAGGAGGGTGGCATGAACTCAG gagcTGTTGGACCAGGAGATGAAATTATTACCAGGAGAAAGAAGCGGAGAAAACAAGCTGGCAGTCCTCTAATGGGAATGCCAGAATTGTCACAGACTCAGAAAGTTTCCTGTGAGAATTCTCCCAGTATCACAGAACCGGTCTCCGCTCATCTGGACTCTCCGCAG AGCTCCGACTCAACGGATATTGAAGACTCCCAGCTCCAGATGTCTCCAGTCTTCCCGCTGACCGGCTGCAGAGCGGATGTTCATGTCAGTCGCCTCAACCTGGATGTAGTGGAAGCCTGCAAGAGCTCTGG TCCTGTGTTCCCAGGAGATGACATGGGCCGTGAAAGACACTTGGAGCAGAGCCCCACATTTGTTAAGAGTCCAGTTTTTGGCAGGACTGCTGACTGCTCTAATCATCCTGCCTGTGAAAATACAGAGCTCAGCTTCTCCTCTCAGGAGAGTTCAAATCCCACTGTGAGGTCTGGCTCCCCCCAGAGCCCTGTGTTCCATAAAAGCCCCTCAGGACAGTCTTCATTCTGTAAAGATCCCCGCCGAGGGCAGGTGGAGCGGAGAGATGAGCGGTCAACAAGCCCTGCTGAACTGCAAAGGACCGACCAGCAGCTCCGAGCTTCTGACCGTGACCAGAGTCCTTCTGGCTGCAGGaag GATATAAAGTCTGGCGGCTGTCCAACTGCCGAGTGCAACAGACATTCGCCGAAGTCAG AAGAGGTGAATGAAAACTGCGAAGGCTGGACTTCTGCAGAGACGGAGCTGACAAGCGACATGACACTGATCTGGtcagagcaggaggaagatgataTTACG CCCGTTTGTTCTCTCAGCCCAGTCTTCCCTGAGGAGAAAGCTGCTGGAACAGCAGACAATCAGTTGGGATCATCCCCGAATCATGTATTGACACCTTCCCAAGAACCGTCCGGGCCAGACTGCAG CCTGAAACCCCAGAAATGTTCGTCACAGCCACCCACCTCTGCCCTGCATCCTGTGAGCAGACAGGAGGAGGTCCGCAGGGCGTCGCCCCAGCGTGGGGAGCCTTCAGACAGACAGACCATCCACTACTACTGGGGGGTTCCCTTCTGTCCAAGAGGCCTGGACCCAGACACGTACACCAAG GTGATCGTGGCTCAGATGGAGGTTTATGAGAAGAGTCTGAAAGAGGCTCAAAGGGGTCTGCTGAGGAAGGCTGAGTGGGGGGAGGCCATCCAGTCGGAGCCACAG aatTCCATATCCCCTGAAGCATCAGCTGGATCACCTCAGCCTTGTGTTTCTCGAAG GAGAGGTCTAAGACTGAGAGGCAGCAAAAGGAGCGAAGTTGCTGATTTTCTTccagaagaggaagaggagagaaaagatGAAGGAGAAGAGGAGCAGCAAGAGGAAGAGGGGAACAAGAAGAGTGATGAAGTGCAGATGGACACTGATGACTGTGAGGTTTGTCCAG aaactcaACTGAGTGACAACAACAGCACAAAAGACCTGAGCTTGGATGCTGATGCTGAAACACAGGTCAGCCCCCTGCTAGAA CCTTCACAGAAAGATCCTGAGCTGCCTGAGATCAAGATGATCCTCAGAGATGATTCTCCGATCAGAGACGAGTCTCAGGAGCCAGAGCcaaatttgaaaa ACTCAAAAATAGAGGAAAACGTCTCAGGTCACGGCAAAGATGCCGGAGGACAGACTGCACGAAGGGTAAAGAAAGTCAAGAGCAGAAAGGATCCAGAGGTGGAGAAGATGGAGGACCGAAGTCTTCAGAGATCAGAATGTCTTGAACTGGAAGCATCCGTCATCCCTCACAGCCCTGAAGCCTCTGTCGACTGCCCCATCTGTCAGGGATCGTTTCCCGTGAGTGAGATTGAGATGCATGCGGCGTACTGTGATGGAGAGGTGGCCGTGGTCGACCAGAGGAGGCCTGAAAGTCAAGGTTTTCAAG ATTTACTGAAACCTCGTAGGAAGAGAATGAAGAGAACAGAGGTGGTGTCGGAGGAAACCACCCAACCCTCTGATATTTGCAG GAACCAGGAGAAATGCTACATCTGTCAGAAATCTGTTCCTCTAAGAGATTACAGCCGACATACAGAGCTCTGCCTTCAGCGTGGGACAGTGAGCAGG AAGGGAAGTCTGTTGTCTGCtctggagaaaacagaaagcagagacTCAG gTGCTGGAACATCAGGAGCCAAACCCCAACCTGA